CAAGGGTGAAACGGCTGGCGGTAAGTACAGCTGGCGAAAAGCTAGTGACTGCATCTTTGGTCAGTGGGAAGGTTGTCGCCCATATTAAACTGACGATCGCGATCGCAATTATGCCCTGAATGTGGAGGGCGTTTGGCGTCGGTTGATTGCAGTCATCTAGCTTCATCTTAAAAGTACCTAAACAGAATCAATTACACACATTGCTTTCCTATTCCCTTTACCTAGACACGTTGCAATGCCCCAGAACTTCTGAGTTCTGCTAAAGTGGCATTGCCAGTACAAAATAAAGCTGTTTCGAGTTCAGCAATCAGAACTTCGACTAACTCATCAACGGCGGCTTCCGATTTGACGGCTGCTTCTAAAAAAGGCCGGGCTAAACCTGCTATATCGGCTCCTAAAGCGATCGCTTTTGCTACATCCAATCCGGTGAGTAGCCCGCCAGAAGCAATCAAGGGAATTGTTGGTGCGAACGCCCGGATGGAGTTGAGACACTCTGCGGTTGGTAAACCCCAATCAGCAAAAGTTTGTCCCAAACGGCGCTGCTTGTTGTCTTTTGCGCGTTGGCTTTCTACTTTTGCCCATGAAGTTCCACCTGCGCCAGCGACATCAATGGCTGTCACTCCCGCATCAATTAACTTTTGTGCCATCGCCGCAGAAATTCCATTTCCCACTTCTTTGACAACAACTGGAACGGGTAGTTGCTGACAAAGTTGGGCAATTTTACCCAACAGCCCCCGAAAATTTGTATCTCCTCGTGATTGCACACATTCTTGCAGGGGGTTAAGATGCAAAATCAGTGCATCCGCTTCCAAGGAATCTACAAGCCGCAAGCAATCATCAAGCCCACATCCATAATTTAGTTGCACAGCTCCCAAGTTCGCTAACAACAAAATGTCAGGAGCAAAAGAACGGACGGCAAAGGTAGGAGCTAAATGAGGCTGTTCAATGATAATTCGTTGCGAACCAACTCCCATTGCTAATCGGTAGCGTTGAGCAACAGTTGCTAAACGAGTATTGACTAGCTGCGCCAATTCAGTTCCCCCTGTCATGGAAGAAATTAGTAGGGGAGCGCCGAGATTTTTGCCCAGGAAGGTTGTTTGCAGATTGATGTCGCTACAGTTAATTTCAGGAAGACAATCATGGGTAAAGCGATAGCGCTCGAATCCACTAGTTACGTGCTGAAATTGGACATCCTCCTCTAAACAGACACGTAGATGGTCAGCTTTGCGAGTCTCAATTTCCGTTACAGCATTGGCTGATGGGACAGTGGTAGTCATAATGGTTTTCGTTGACGACGGGTTATTGGTAGCTTGGTGTAAATAGCCTCCTGAAACTTAGCAACATCAAATTCGGCAATACTGAATACTCCGATTTTCTCGAACAGCCGCGATGAAACGCTGTCTTGACAGATGTAGTTAACGCGAATGTCTTCATGTAAAGATTCCAAAAGCAGTTGGATGTTCGCTAGACGCGCCTCTTCAATGGTTTTACTGTTGGTGTCATCAGGATTAAGGGTATGTCCATAACTGCGAACATGAAAACGGCACTCTCTTGGCCCGGCGGGAACTAACGAAAAAGTTTGGACGTGTTCAGGAAATACGCTTAAAGAAAAAGGCATGGGGATTTCTTCTTGCGCTGACATCGAGCAGAAGGCTGAGTAACACAGCGTTTCGGGCAGAGAATCATTTTCAGCAGCAAAATCTTGTAATTCTTGCTCACGCTCCCAAGAATGTCGAGCGATCGCTTTGGCGCAATTATAGTATTGTCGCTCGATTGGGGTTAAGCTGGGTGAAGCCGGGTCGCGCATGGGAATAATCATGCCGTTGATGCCTTCACAATCACTCGACACTCCAAACCGCCGGGTTAAACCTTTGTGCATCATGGGAAAGTGGTAATCTTCTAAGAAGTTTTCCCACAGGAGTTTGTAATCCACCTCCACACTAATGTCATACTGACCGGCTCCACCGATGGGTTGCATATCTTCAAGTTTGTAAGGTTCTAATAAGCCAGGTAGATACCAACTTTCGGCTAATCTTGAACCTTCCGAAGTAAAGCGAATGAAAATAAATCCATAAAAAATGTCAATATCGATGGGTTCTAAACCGTAGTTTGGTAAACCAAATTTTGGATAACTCCCCCGTTGTGTGACATCCTGAAGTTTGCCGGCGAACAATTCACCGCTTGTAGTGCGGATGACATAGGCTCGTTCACCGACAATATCCAGCCAAGTGAAGTTACCCGGTTGCGGAACTTCGTTGATATGGCAAACAAATTGCCAAGTTGGTTTAATTAAATGCTCAATTTCGAGAGCAAACAATGCTGCATCACCATAAATCCATATTGGCAATGCTTGTCTTCTTTCAGATGATTCGGAATATTCTATGCCATCAGTATCAATTTTAGGATACTTAATGGACTTTTCAATTAACTGGCTTTGCTCGTCACTGCTATAAACTCGTTGCAGCACTTCATCCAGTTCTGAGGTTGACCCATCACTATCGACGGTCAAGATAGCGTGTTTGAGTTCCCCAATTAATGACCCTAGAGTTAATTGGCGATTATCGTTGGTTCTTCCTTGAGTAATATCTGCAATTAGCTGTTTAATTTCTGCTTCTAAATAACCAATTCTCAACCACAGGCGGATTTGTTCTGGAAGTGTGGCGCTTTCCCCATCTGCATAGCCTGGACTCACAGAATTGAGCAGATTAGTAATTTCTACACCGATATTTTGCTGGTTCTCAGGTTGGGATTCTTGCTTGAGGTGATTATTTTCTGAAAGCTTGGCAAAAACCTTTTGATTCTCATCAATCTTGACCTCAAACTCCTGCAAACTGTAATTTTTCAGGTCAAAATCAGCGCCAAATTCTCCTCTATTTGCCCCTGGTGCATTCTTGCAATGACCATCTATACCAAATGCCCATCCATGATAAGGACAAAGAGCCGGTTTATCTACGCCTACACAACCGTGACCTTCAAATACTGGTGCTTGGCGATGAGTGCAGACGTTGAGGAAAACGCGAATCGTCCCGTCTGCTTGGCGCACAGCCACCAACGGTTCCTGAAAAATTTGCACAGTCACAAAATCTCCAGGCTGGGGAATTTCTGCTGCACGACAAATAAAATACCAATTTTTCTTTAGTTCTGATGGTTCAACAAAAATGGAACGAATAATTTTAGCGGCAAAATAATTATAAACAGTTTTGATATTGACTTGTGTATTATGACGTTTATTATATTCAACAACTGCATTTACGAGATATTTATAGACTGTTTCAACATCAGGCTCACCCTTTGCTGACAATAAAATACTGACAAAATTATTCCATGCTACTTCATCATTTTTAGCAAGGTTAGTACCCACAACAGCAAGGGAGTATTGCTGTCGTCCAACTTCAACAAAAAGTTTACACAGTTCCTTTTCTTTTACTAAAGTCATTTCATTTTTTCCTACTTTCCATCAGATTCGCGAGCAATTGTTCTGGAATTGTGGCATCGATAGATAATTGGTGTATCCTAATTTTTCTAACTTAGTTAAAATTTTATTTGCACTTTGGGCAATACTTTCTTCATTAGTTTTGCATTCAACATCAGGTTCAAGAGGTATTTCATATAAATCATCAATTCCAGTGAAATTTTTGATTTCACCAGCTCTAGCTTTTTTATACAACCCTT
This region of Nostoc sp. UHCC 0302 genomic DNA includes:
- the fni gene encoding type 2 isopentenyl-diphosphate Delta-isomerase, translated to MTTTVPSANAVTEIETRKADHLRVCLEEDVQFQHVTSGFERYRFTHDCLPEINCSDINLQTTFLGKNLGAPLLISSMTGGTELAQLVNTRLATVAQRYRLAMGVGSQRIIIEQPHLAPTFAVRSFAPDILLLANLGAVQLNYGCGLDDCLRLVDSLEADALILHLNPLQECVQSRGDTNFRGLLGKIAQLCQQLPVPVVVKEVGNGISAAMAQKLIDAGVTAIDVAGAGGTSWAKVESQRAKDNKQRRLGQTFADWGLPTAECLNSIRAFAPTIPLIASGGLLTGLDVAKAIALGADIAGLARPFLEAAVKSEAAVDELVEVLIAELETALFCTGNATLAELRSSGALQRV
- a CDS encoding Rieske 2Fe-2S domain-containing protein encodes the protein MTLVKEKELCKLFVEVGRQQYSLAVVGTNLAKNDEVAWNNFVSILLSAKGEPDVETVYKYLVNAVVEYNKRHNTQVNIKTVYNYFAAKIIRSIFVEPSELKKNWYFICRAAEIPQPGDFVTVQIFQEPLVAVRQADGTIRVFLNVCTHRQAPVFEGHGCVGVDKPALCPYHGWAFGIDGHCKNAPGANRGEFGADFDLKNYSLQEFEVKIDENQKVFAKLSENNHLKQESQPENQQNIGVEITNLLNSVSPGYADGESATLPEQIRLWLRIGYLEAEIKQLIADITQGRTNDNRQLTLGSLIGELKHAILTVDSDGSTSELDEVLQRVYSSDEQSQLIEKSIKYPKIDTDGIEYSESSERRQALPIWIYGDAALFALEIEHLIKPTWQFVCHINEVPQPGNFTWLDIVGERAYVIRTTSGELFAGKLQDVTQRGSYPKFGLPNYGLEPIDIDIFYGFIFIRFTSEGSRLAESWYLPGLLEPYKLEDMQPIGGAGQYDISVEVDYKLLWENFLEDYHFPMMHKGLTRRFGVSSDCEGINGMIIPMRDPASPSLTPIERQYYNCAKAIARHSWEREQELQDFAAENDSLPETLCYSAFCSMSAQEEIPMPFSLSVFPEHVQTFSLVPAGPRECRFHVRSYGHTLNPDDTNSKTIEEARLANIQLLLESLHEDIRVNYICQDSVSSRLFEKIGVFSIAEFDVAKFQEAIYTKLPITRRQRKPL